CGCCCGCCCAGGGCCTCGCCGCCGTCAGCGAGAGCGACGTGCCCGCGACGTCCGGTGAAGCGGCGAAGAGCGCGGGACTCGACGTCAAATCGCCGATGGTCGGCACGTTCTACAAGTCGCCCGAGCCTGGCGCGAAGGCATACGTCTCCGTGGGCGATCGCGTGGCGAAGGGGCAGATCGTCTGCATCATCGAGGCGATGAAGATCATGAACGAGATCGAGTCGGAGTACGCCGGCGTGGTGAAGGAAGTGCTCGCGCAAGACGCGCAGCCGGTGGAATACGGCCAGGTGCTGTTCAAGATCGATCCGCATGGCTAATCCGGCGCCCACCGCCGGCGATTCGGGCGCCGCGCCACCAGGCACCGCGCCGGCCGGCGGCATCAACTTCAAGATGGTGCTGCAGGAGATGATCCGCCGCAACGGATCCGACTTGCACCTCAAAGTCGGGCGTCCGCCGACGATTCGCGTGGACGGTGAGCTCGAGCCGCTCGAGCAGCCGCCGCTGCGTCCGGAAGATCTGAAGGGACTGGCAGAGCAGCTGATGACGCCGCGGCAGGTGAAACAGTTCGCGGACGAAAAGGAGTGCGATTTCGCGATCGGCGTGCCGGGCATTGGCCGCTTCCGCGTGAACGTCTATCAGCAGCGAGGATCGCTCTGCTATGCCATGCGTGCCATTCCGTATCAGGCGCGCACGCTGGCCGAGCTGAATCTCCCCACGGTGCTCGAGGAGATCGCGATGAAGCCGCGCGGCCTCGTGCTGGTCACGGGGGTCACGGGCTCCGGCAAGTCGACGGCGCTGGCGGCGATGATCCAGCACATCAACGAGAATCGCCGCGCGAACGTGATCACGATCGAGGATCCGATCGAGTTCCTGCACCGCGACATCAACTGCCACATCAACCAGCGCGAAGTCGGCACGGATACCGCCAACTTCGGCCAGGCGCTCCGGCGCGTGCTGCGTCAGGATCCGGACGTCATCCTCATCGGCGAAATTCGAGATCTCGAAACGCTGGATACGGCGCTCAAGGCGGCCGACACGGGCCACCTCGTGTTCTCGACGCTCCACACCATGGACGCCACGCAGACGATCAACCGCGTGCTGTCGTTCTATCCGCCGCACCAACAGGCCGAGGTGCGATTCTCGCTGGCGAGCGCGCTACAGGCGGTCGTCTCGCTGCGCCTGGTGCCGCGTGCCGACAAGCACGGGCGCATTCCGGCGGCGGAAGTGCTGATCAACACGGCGGCGGTCCGCGACAACATTCGCGACATGGAAAAGATGCTGAACATTCCGGATCTCATCAAAGAGGGCGCGGTGCAATACGGAATGCAGAGCTTCGATCAGTCGCTCATGCAACACTACTCGCGCGGCATCGTCTCGTACGAGAGCGCCGTCTTCTACGCCACGAGCCCCGCGGAGTTCGCGCTGCGCGTTCAGGGCGTGGCCGGCACGAGCGACAGCTCGTGGGCGGGATTCGAGGATCCGAACGGGTGAGGACACATCGTACAAATCAGGGTTCTGTGTCATCCCGAGCGAGCGGAGCGAGTCGAGGGACCCCCGGCCCGACGGCGGAGCAGCGCACCGCTGAGACGGGGGTCCCTCGACTTCGGCGCTACGCGCCTTCGCTCGGGATGACCACGACATATCATGTTTAATAAAGTTCTAATAGCCAATCGCGGAGAGATCGCGTTGCGCGTCATTCGCGCATGCCGCGAGCTGGGCGTGCAGACGGTGGCGGTCTACTCCGAGGCCGATCGCGAATCGCTGCACGTGCGGTTCGCGGACGACGACGTGTGCATCGGTCCCGCCCCGGCGCGCGAATCGTACCTCAACATTCCGCGGCTGATCGCCGCGGCCGAGATCACCGGCGCGGATGCCATTCATCCCGGCTATGGATTTCTGGCCGAGAATGCCGAGTTCGCGGACATCTGCGCGGCGTCGAAGATCACGTTCATCGGACCGACGGCGGATCAGATCCGGGTGATGGGCGACAAGGCCGCCGCGCGCAAGGCGATGATGGCCGTCGGCGTGCCCGTCGTGCCTGGCACGCCGGGCGGCGTCGAGGACGTCGACGAAGCATTGGAGTTTGCGAAAAAGATCGGGTTTCCCGTCATCATCAAGGCGGCGGCGGGCGGCGGCGGCAAGGGCATGCGCGTCGCCAAGGATCCCGACGACTTCGCGCGGGCGTTTCAGCTCGCGCGGTCGGAAGCGCTCAGCGCGTTCGGCAACGGCGATGTCTACGTCGAGAAATACCTGGCGCGCCCTCGGCACATCGAGTTCCAGATCATGGGCGACAAGTATGGCACCGTGATCCATCTCGGTGAACGCGACTGCTCGGTGCAGCGCCGCCACCAGAAGCTGATCGAGGAAAGCCCCAGTCCCGCGATGACGCCCGATCTGCGCGCGCGCATGGGCCGCGACGCGGTCGCCGGCGCGAAGGCGATCGACTACGTCGGCGCCGGCACGATCGAGATGCTGCTCGATGAAGACGGCTCGTACTTCTTCATGGAGATGAACACGCGCATCCAGGTCGAGCATCCCGTCACCGAGATGCTCACCGGCGTCGATCTCGTGAAGGAGCAGATTCGCGTCGCTGCCGGCGAAAAGCTGAGCATCACCGAGCTGCCGCCGCTCCGCGGCCACGTCATCGAAGTGCGCGTCAACGCCGAAGATCCCGCGAGAAACTTTCAACCGTCGCCGGGAAAGATTCTGGCGTTTCATCCGCCGGGCGGTCCCGGCGTGCGCCTCGATACGCACGTGTACGACGGTTACACCGTCCCGCCGTTCTACGACTCGCTGCTCGCCAAGCTGATCTGCCAGGGACGCGACCGTGCGGAAGCGATCGCGCGCATGCACGTGGCGCTCGATGGGTTTATCATCGAAGGTGTGACGACGACCATTCCGTTTCTCGCTCGTGTGATGCAGAACCCGCGCTTCATGGCGGGCGACGTGGACACGAAGTTCCTGGAGCGCGAGACGGAGCTGATGAAGGAACCCGTGTAAGTGCGCGTCGACGTGTTCTTCGGCGGACAGACCGTGGCGCCGGCCGACGTCACCGGACGCGTCGTCGTCGTGATCGACGTGTTGCGCGCGTCGACCTCGATTGCCGCCGCGCTGACGAACGGCGCGCGCGCGGTCATCCCCTTCGAGACGTCGGAAGAAGCGGTCACGCGCGCGAAGGCGTTCGAGCGCCGCGACGTCAAGCTCGCCGGCGAACGCAAGATGCTCGCGATCCCCGGCTTCGACTTGGGCAACTCGCCGCTCGAGTTCACGCGCGAGGCCGTGGAAGGGAAGACGGTGCTGATGACGACCACCAACGGCACGCCCGCCATCGTGAACACGGCTGGCGCGCGCGACGTCGTCATCGGCTCCTACGTCAACTACACCGTGGTGCTGACCATGCTGCGTGCCGCGTTGCGCGGCGGCACGGACATCACCGTGGTGTGCGCGGGCCGCGAGCGCCAGTTCGCGCTCGAGGACGCGGGCTGCGCCGGCCGCTACGTCTACAACGTGTCGAAGCGGCTCACCAACGTGGAGCTCAACGATGCGGCGCAGGCCTGCGCGCTCATCGATCGCAAATACGGCGAGCACGTGGACAAGCTCTTCGAGGCGTCCGAGCATGGACAAGCGTTGCAGAAGGCCGGCTTTGCGGACGACCTGGTGGCGTGCGCGACGGTCGATTCGTACCCGGTCATTCCGGTGTATCAGGATCGGCAGATCACGAAGGTCGGGCCCGAACGAGAACGCTAGTCCGCCCATCACAAAACTGATTTGATGCTCGCCGCGCGTTGAAAAAAACGTTCGCGACGCTGGCGCGTCATCCGTTGAGCGCCGGTGTCTGACACGATTTCGACCGAACGGCCCAGGATCCCGAACCACATGACGTCGATTCAACTTCCCAACGCAAAGGATCAGCGCATCGCGGCCCTCAAGCGCGAGATCCTTGGCAGCGGGCTGCTGCTGTTCGCGGTTTTTCTCGCGGGCGCGTTCGGTGTGCTCGCGCTCGCGGAGCTTCACTCGGGCGTGAGTGTCGAGGCGAGCGTCGGAGTCGTTGGAACCTGGTTGGCGCAACCGCTCGTGACGTTCTTCGGATGGCCCGCGGCGGTGCTGGTTCCGCTCGCGCCCGCGGTGCGCGCGCTTCGGTTGTTCGGCCGCCTCGAATCCGAAACCGATCGCTCGTGGATGATCTTCTTCGCGGGAATGGCCACGGTCCTGCCGATCGCCGTGGCACTCGCGACCCCCGCGCCGACGCCCGGACTGCCGAGTCTCGCGGCGGGTCTGTGGGGTGAGTTGATCGCCGGCTGGTGGACCAGCTGGTTCGGAATTTTTGGCGCCTGGGTGGTCGTGGCGCTTGCGACCTCGGTGCTGATGGCGGCGACGCTGGCGTGGAATCCCGTGCGCGCATTGATCGGACATCGGAAGGCGGCGGCCGTCGTCGCAGGCGTGCCCGAGCTCGCGGACGAAGATGCGGACGCGGCGCCGAAGAAGCGGCGGAAGCGCGAACCGAAGGCGGACGACGGGGCGGCCGCTGCCTCAGCCGGCGACACGTTGGCGATGATGCTCGAGCCGTCGCCCGAGGAAATGCCCGCCATCGATCCGTCGCTCATGTCAGGCATGTCACACATGGCCGACGGCGCGGTCGCGATGCTCGACGATCCGGCCACCGAATCACGCGGCGTCGATCGAAAGCGGAAGAGAAAGTTGAGCAAGGCCGAGGCGAGCGCGGAGCACGATGCGGAGATCAAAGCGGCGATCGATGCGACCGAGCACTTCGATCTGTCGGGCGACGCGCTGCCGTCGCCCGAGCTCCTGAGCGAAGTGCCGCCCAAGAACAAGGACGCATCGAACCGCGAGCTCGACGCGATGGGCGTCAAGCTCATGGATGCGCTGCGGACGTTCCGCGTGGATGGAGAGCTCGTCGGCCGCACGACGGGGCCGGTAGTGTCGCAGTTCGAGGTCGAGCCGGCGCCGGGGGTGAAGGTGCGGCAGTTCGCCAACCTGTCGAACGATCTGGCGCTCGCCATGCGCGCCGCGTCGATTCGCATCGTGGCGCCGATCCCGGGGCGGGGCGCGGTGGGTGTAGAAGTTCCTAATCCAATTTCTGAAATAGTAGCATTTCGTGAATTAATCGAAGCGCGCGACTTCGCCGGCGCCCGCGCGGCGCTGCCCATCGCGCTCGGCAAAGACCTCGAGGGGAAGCCCGTCGTCGCCGACCTGGCGAAGATGCCGCACCTGCTCATTGCCGGCGCCACGGGCTCCGGCAAGTCGGTGTGCGTCAACACCATCATCACGAGCCTCGTCTACCGCCACACGCCGCGCACGCTGCGCTTGCTGATGGTCGACCCGAAGATGGTCGAGCTCTCGGTGTACAACACGCTGCCGCACCTGCGCCACAAGGTGATCACCGACAACCGCGACGCGGCGTCGGTGCTCAAGTGGGCCGTGATGGAAATGCAGGAGCGCTACGAGTTGCTCGCCGCGAACGGCTGCCGGAACATTCAGGAATTCAACAAGCGCGTGCAGGCCCATGCCGACGGGGAAGGCACGGCGCTCAAGATGCCGAAGCGCGCCGACGTCGCGTTCGAGGACACGACGTACAAGGGCAGCATTTTGCCGTACATCGTCGTCATCATCGACGAGATGGCGGACCTCATGATGACGGTGCAGGGCGAAGTCGAGACGCCGATCGCGATGCTCGCGCAGAAGGCGCGTGCGATCGGGATTCATCTCATTCTCGCGACGCAGCGGCCGAGCGTGAACGTCATCACGGGCTTGATCAAGGCGAACTTCCCGAGTCGCATTGCGTTCCGCGTGGCGTCGCAAGTCGACAGCCGCACGATCATCGACGGCGCGGGCGCGGAAATGCTGCTTGGCAACGGCGACATGTTGTTCATTCCACCGGGCAAGTCCGAACCGTCGCGGTTGCAGGGCGCGTATCTCTCGAGCGAAGACACCGAGCACCTGATGGCGTGGTATCAGGGCGTGCGCGATGCCAAGCGGGCGGCGCTCGCCGCGCAGGGCCTCGTGCTCGAGGAGCCGCTCGAGGTCGAGCCGGACATTCTCGACCAGGTGCGCGCGAAGGAAGCGCTCGAGGCAGGCAGTGCCGATGGCGAGGGCGCGGCCGACGCGAGCGATCGCGACAAGCTGTTCCGCGAAGCGGCTGAAGTCGTCGTGCAGAACCAGCAGGGGTCGACGTCGCTGCTGCAGCGGCGCCTCAAGGTCGGCTATGGGCGCGCGGCGCGCATCATCGATCAGCTGCATGCGGCGGGCGTGCTCGGGCCGCCGGACGGTCCCAAGCCGCGCGACGTGCTCGTCGGGCTTGATGAGGTGGATCGCATCTGTGGGCTGCGTGCGTAACGTGGGTTACGCGGGTAACGTCCGTACGCTGCGTGAATCGCTTGCGGTTACCGGCGCGTTGATCGCGTCGCTCGCGTTCGGCGGTGCGACGCATTTGCTGCGCGCGCAGAATACGCCGGTGAACGCGAGCGCCCTTCGTGCCGGGCAGTTCGTCTACGACAACACGCTCGAGCGCGACGTCAGCACCACCCACATCGGCACGCGCGCCGTCTCGGTGGCCCTCGGCACGTATGCGGGGAGTTCAGTGTGGGTGCTCGCCGAAACGCGCACGCTGGACGCGGGCGGCGTCTCGACGGACTCGCTGTTCACCGACACGACGACGCTGCGCCCGTTGCATTGGAGCTCGGTCATCGGCGCCGCGCGATTGCTGGTCGAGTTTCGCGGTGACAGCGCGTATGGCGGTACGAGTGGGCCTCCGGGTCGCCATTCGCTCGTGACGGGAATTCCGCGCGGTACGATCGTCAGTGCGGCGCAGCTGGAGACGATCCTGCGACTCGTTCCGCTTCAGCCGGCGTGGGAGGATTCCGCCAGTACGCTCTTCGTGACGCTCGGCTCGACGATGGTGTTGCCGACGCGGATGGCGGTGATTGGCGAGGATCGCGTGCGCGTGCCGGCGGGCCAGTTCGATTGCTGGGTGGTGTCCGTGCGTGCGGCCGACGCGACGCGCGGGCTGTACTGGGTCACCAAGCGCGACCCGATCGTGGTGCGGAGCGCGCTCGACGTGCCGGCGATGGGCGGGGCGCAGTTCGTGTCGGCGCTGAGTCGGATTGGGCGCTGAACGGCGGAAAACCAACAGGGCGCACGCGGACTGACGCTGGCACTTCGCGGGCTCACGCGGACAACACCAGGAACTACGACACGACCACACCACAACACCAAAAAATCAGAGCAGTGGAGCGTCGTGGGGCTGCAAGAGTGCGTCTCTCTTGCGGCTTTTTTTTTCTGCACTGGTTGTGCTGCGACTTCCGCCGTTACGCCGTTTCTGGTGTCGTCCGCGTGAGCCCGTGCCGTGTCCGCGTTCGTCCGCGTGCGCCCTGGTTGTTTCCGCCGTGCCCACCGACGCGCAATGATTTGGTTCGCGGTGCGCTGCTTCGGTGATGCGTTCGACGATCGCCACGCGAGATTCGCCCCATGTCAGCGGCCAGGCAGCAATTCGGAGAGCTGGGCGAGCGGATCGCGGAGCGGTGGCTTCGGCGTCAGGGCTGGCGCGTGGTACAGCGCCGGTTCCGGAACGGCCACCGCGACATCGATCTCGTGGTCGAACGGGAAGGGACGGTGGCGTTCGTCGAGGTGAAGGCGCGCAAGGGCAACTCGTTCGGGGATCCGGTCGAGGCCGTCAACTGGACCAAGCAGCGTGAATTGGTCCGGTCGGCGTCGGTCTGGATCGACCGCCACGGGCGCCCGAGCGAGGTCTACCGCTTCGACGTGGTCGGGGTGCTGGTCGAAGGCGAACGCGTGCGTATTCGACACGTCCCGAACGCATTTTCACTTCCAATTTCGGCTTGAATAAGAGACGGGGGTTTCGTATTTTATTCGGGTATCGAAGCGACCGCTTTCCCGGTACGATTACGCTGCACGGCCAGAGCGGACTACAACTAACCGAGAGGATGTGAGATAATGGCTGTGTCGACCTTGCAGGACGACAAGAAAAAGGCGTTGAACCTCGCCATCGCGCAGATCGAAAAGAGCTGCGGCAAAGGTTCGATCATGCGTCTGGGCGCGGACAACAAGGTGCGCGTCGAGGCAATTTCGACCGGAGCGATCAATCTCGACGCGGCGATCGGCGTGGGAGGAATCCCGCGGGGTCGCATCACCGAGATCTACGGGCCGGAATCGAGCGGCAAGACGACGCTGTGCTTGCACGTCGTCGCGAACGCTCAACGGAACGGTGGGGTTGCGGCGTACATCGACGCGGAGCATGCGCTCGATACGGAGTATGCAAGAAAGCTGGGTGTCGACGTTGAAGCGATGTTGATCTCCCAGCCGGACACCGGCGAGCAGGCGCTCGAGATCTGCGAGATCCTGGTGCGTTCGGGAGCGGTGGATGTCGTCGTCATCGACTCGGTCGCGGCTCTGGTGCCGAAGGCCGAAATCGAAGGCGACATGGGTGATTCGCACGTCGGGTTGCAGGCGCGCCTCATGAGTCAGGCGCTGCGCAAGCTGACGGGCTCCATCGCCCGGTCGAAGACGTCGGTCGTGTTCATCAATCAGTTGCGTGAGAAGATCGGCGTCATGTTCGGCAATCCCGAAACGACGACCGGTGGCAAGGCCTTGAAGTTTTACGCGTCGGTGCGGCTCGACATTCGCCGCATCGGCCCGGTGAAGGACAAGGAGGACGTGGTGGGTTCGCACGTCCGCGTGAAGGTGGTGAAGAACAAGGTGGCCGCGCCGTTCAAGCAGGCCGAGTTCGACATCATGTACGCGGAGGGGATCAGCCACGCGAGTCTGGTGTTGGACATCGCGTCGGAGGCGGGGATCATCGACAAGTCCGGCGCGTGGTACAGCTACAACGGTCAGAAGATTGGACAGGGCCGGGAGAACGCGAAGTTGTATCTCAAGGATACGCCGGCGCTCATGTCCGAAGTCGAAGAGAAGGTGAAGGCGCTCCTGGGCGTCGGACCGCGCGAGGTGATTGGCGGCGACATCGAGGCGATCGACGAGTAAGGCAGGAACGGCACGAACGCGGTCGAGCGATCGAACAGCGATACACCGGCAGAGAAATGGGCCGGGGAGAAGTAGGCTTGCGACGTTGGGACCCGGAAACTCCCTACGGAACAAGTCTGCGGCTCCCCGGTCTTTCTTTTGGCATCGCTTTCGTTACAGAGGCGGAGTGAGGTCAGGCCGGCGCTCTGCGCCGATGGTTTGGCCGCGACGACCGCCTCGCGATGGTGCGACCGCGCCACAGGCGCGGTGGCGGAGCCGGGCTTCGCCCGGTGGTTACACCATCGACCCGCAACGCCGGCAACACCGATGACAAAACCTTCCCGCTCGACATACGATCGTGCGCTCGACATGCTCGAAGCCCGCGCCCGCGGCGTTGCCGAGCTAAGGCGTCTGCTCATTCGAAAAGGTGAGCCGGCGGCGGACGTCGACGCCGCGATCGAACGATTGCGCGCATCGGGACTGCTCGACGACGCCAACTTCGCGCGACAGCTCACGCGTTCCAAAGCGCTCGGCGCCGGACTCTCGCGGCGGCGTATTCAGCAGGAGCTCGCGAAGCGCGGTGTCGCGCGCGACGTCTCCGACGAGGCGGTCGCGCAGGTATTCGAGGACGAGGCCATCGATGAGGATGCGTCGATTGAAAAGGTCGCGCGCAAGAAGTTGCGCATGCTCACGAAGGTGGACGAGGCGACGCGGCGGCGGCGGCTGTACGCATTTCTTGCTCGACGCGGCTATGACAGCGAC
This is a stretch of genomic DNA from Gemmatimonadaceae bacterium. It encodes these proteins:
- a CDS encoding type IV pilus twitching motility protein PilT; protein product: MANPAPTAGDSGAAPPGTAPAGGINFKMVLQEMIRRNGSDLHLKVGRPPTIRVDGELEPLEQPPLRPEDLKGLAEQLMTPRQVKQFADEKECDFAIGVPGIGRFRVNVYQQRGSLCYAMRAIPYQARTLAELNLPTVLEEIAMKPRGLVLVTGVTGSGKSTALAAMIQHINENRRANVITIEDPIEFLHRDINCHINQREVGTDTANFGQALRRVLRQDPDVILIGEIRDLETLDTALKAADTGHLVFSTLHTMDATQTINRVLSFYPPHQQAEVRFSLASALQAVVSLRLVPRADKHGRIPAAEVLINTAAVRDNIRDMEKMLNIPDLIKEGAVQYGMQSFDQSLMQHYSRGIVSYESAVFYATSPAEFALRVQGVAGTSDSSWAGFEDPNG
- a CDS encoding DNA translocase FtsK 4TM domain-containing protein, with product MTSIQLPNAKDQRIAALKREILGSGLLLFAVFLAGAFGVLALAELHSGVSVEASVGVVGTWLAQPLVTFFGWPAAVLVPLAPAVRALRLFGRLESETDRSWMIFFAGMATVLPIAVALATPAPTPGLPSLAAGLWGELIAGWWTSWFGIFGAWVVVALATSVLMAATLAWNPVRALIGHRKAAAVVAGVPELADEDADAAPKKRRKREPKADDGAAAASAGDTLAMMLEPSPEEMPAIDPSLMSGMSHMADGAVAMLDDPATESRGVDRKRKRKLSKAEASAEHDAEIKAAIDATEHFDLSGDALPSPELLSEVPPKNKDASNRELDAMGVKLMDALRTFRVDGELVGRTTGPVVSQFEVEPAPGVKVRQFANLSNDLALAMRAASIRIVAPIPGRGAVGVEVPNPISEIVAFRELIEARDFAGARAALPIALGKDLEGKPVVADLAKMPHLLIAGATGSGKSVCVNTIITSLVYRHTPRTLRLLMVDPKMVELSVYNTLPHLRHKVITDNRDAASVLKWAVMEMQERYELLAANGCRNIQEFNKRVQAHADGEGTALKMPKRADVAFEDTTYKGSILPYIVVIIDEMADLMMTVQGEVETPIAMLAQKARAIGIHLILATQRPSVNVITGLIKANFPSRIAFRVASQVDSRTIIDGAGAEMLLGNGDMLFIPPGKSEPSRLQGAYLSSEDTEHLMAWYQGVRDAKRAALAAQGLVLEEPLEVEPDILDQVRAKEALEAGSADGEGAADASDRDKLFREAAEVVVQNQQGSTSLLQRRLKVGYGRAARIIDQLHAAGVLGPPDGPKPRDVLVGLDEVDRICGLRA
- the recA gene encoding recombinase RecA codes for the protein MAVSTLQDDKKKALNLAIAQIEKSCGKGSIMRLGADNKVRVEAISTGAINLDAAIGVGGIPRGRITEIYGPESSGKTTLCLHVVANAQRNGGVAAYIDAEHALDTEYARKLGVDVEAMLISQPDTGEQALEICEILVRSGAVDVVVIDSVAALVPKAEIEGDMGDSHVGLQARLMSQALRKLTGSIARSKTSVVFINQLREKIGVMFGNPETTTGGKALKFYASVRLDIRRIGPVKDKEDVVGSHVRVKVVKNKVAAPFKQAEFDIMYAEGISHASLVLDIASEAGIIDKSGAWYSYNGQKIGQGRENAKLYLKDTPALMSEVEEKVKALLGVGPREVIGGDIEAIDE
- a CDS encoding regulatory protein RecX, which translates into the protein MTKPSRSTYDRALDMLEARARGVAELRRLLIRKGEPAADVDAAIERLRASGLLDDANFARQLTRSKALGAGLSRRRIQQELAKRGVARDVSDEAVAQVFEDEAIDEDASIEKVARKKLRMLTKVDEATRRRRLYAFLARRGYDSDDIQRVLARLTDETAAVEHEHHDTI
- a CDS encoding 2-phosphosulfolactate phosphatase, which encodes MRVDVFFGGQTVAPADVTGRVVVVIDVLRASTSIAAALTNGARAVIPFETSEEAVTRAKAFERRDVKLAGERKMLAIPGFDLGNSPLEFTREAVEGKTVLMTTTNGTPAIVNTAGARDVVIGSYVNYTVVLTMLRAALRGGTDITVVCAGRERQFALEDAGCAGRYVYNVSKRLTNVELNDAAQACALIDRKYGEHVDKLFEASEHGQALQKAGFADDLVACATVDSYPVIPVYQDRQITKVGPERER
- the accB gene encoding acetyl-CoA carboxylase biotin carboxyl carrier protein; the encoded protein is MIDLRYVKKLIEMIDESTVDSIEITSDKGMKIRISKSPNQRGAVQVAAPIPMPAMLPAAPRLSPAQGLAAVSESDVPATSGEAAKSAGLDVKSPMVGTFYKSPEPGAKAYVSVGDRVAKGQIVCIIEAMKIMNEIESEYAGVVKEVLAQDAQPVEYGQVLFKIDPHG
- the accC gene encoding acetyl-CoA carboxylase biotin carboxylase subunit → MFNKVLIANRGEIALRVIRACRELGVQTVAVYSEADRESLHVRFADDDVCIGPAPARESYLNIPRLIAAAEITGADAIHPGYGFLAENAEFADICAASKITFIGPTADQIRVMGDKAAARKAMMAVGVPVVPGTPGGVEDVDEALEFAKKIGFPVIIKAAAGGGGKGMRVAKDPDDFARAFQLARSEALSAFGNGDVYVEKYLARPRHIEFQIMGDKYGTVIHLGERDCSVQRRHQKLIEESPSPAMTPDLRARMGRDAVAGAKAIDYVGAGTIEMLLDEDGSYFFMEMNTRIQVEHPVTEMLTGVDLVKEQIRVAAGEKLSITELPPLRGHVIEVRVNAEDPARNFQPSPGKILAFHPPGGPGVRLDTHVYDGYTVPPFYDSLLAKLICQGRDRAEAIARMHVALDGFIIEGVTTTIPFLARVMQNPRFMAGDVDTKFLERETELMKEPV
- a CDS encoding YraN family protein yields the protein MSAARQQFGELGERIAERWLRRQGWRVVQRRFRNGHRDIDLVVEREGTVAFVEVKARKGNSFGDPVEAVNWTKQRELVRSASVWIDRHGRPSEVYRFDVVGVLVEGERVRIRHVPNAFSLPISA